The sequence below is a genomic window from Sporichthya brevicatena.
GGCCTCCGTGGGGCGCACGGACTGTGACGAACCGGCCTCACGCTGGGCCAATCGGGGCTGGTGGGACCGGGTGGCCGCCGAGTACCAGGCCGAGCACGGGGCGTTCCTCGGCGACGCCGAGTTCGTCTGGGGCCCGGAGGGCCTGTCCGAGGCGACCGCGGGCCTGCTGGGCCCGGTGGCCGGCCGCCGCGTGCTGGAGATCGGCTGCGGCGCGGCGCAGTGCGCCCGCTGGCTGGTCGGCGCCGGCGCGCAGGTCGCCGCGCTGGACCTGTCGATCGAGCAGCTGCGGCACTCCCGCGCTCTCGACCGCCGGACCGGGGTGAGCGTGCCGGTCGTGCAGGCCGACGCCGGGGCGCTGCCCTTCGCGGACGCCTCGTTCGACCTGGCCTGCTCGGCGTACGGGGCGCTCCCCTTCGTCGCGGACTCGGCGCGGGTGATGCGGGAGGTCGCGCGCGTGCTGCGCCCGGGCGGGCGCTGGGTGTTCTCGGTGACGCACCCGATCCGCTGGGCCCTGCCCGACGACCCCGGACCGGACGGGCTGGTCGTCCGCGACTCCTACTTCGACCGCCGCCCCTACGTGGAGACGGGAACGAACGGCCGCCCGGTCTACGCCGAGCACCACCGGACGCTCGGGGACCGCGTCCGCGAGATCGTCGGCGCCGGTCTGACCCTCGTCGACCTGGTCGAGCCGGAGTGGCCGGACGGGCACGAGCGTGTGTGGGGCGGGTGGAGCCCACTGCGCGGCCGCCTGATCCCGGGCACGGCGATCTTCTGCTGCACCAAGCCCGGCCCGGGCGAGCCGGCGTGAGCTCCGCGGCGGGACCGGGTGTCGTCCGCGGCGGCGCCCTGCTCGCTGCGGGCCTCGCGGTCTCGAACGCGTTCGGCTACGCGCTCAACGTCGTCGCGTCCCGCGTGCTCGGGCCGGACGAGTTCGGCGCGTTCGCGTCGCTGATGGGCATCGTGCTCGTCTCGTACGTCGGCTCGTTGGCCCTGCAGTCGGTGACCGCCCGCCGCCTGGCGACCGACGGCCCGGCCGCCGCCCCGGCGCTGCTCGCGCTCGGCCGCCGCGTCGCGTTCCTGATCGCCGCCGGCCTGGCCGTGGCCGCGCCCGCGTTCTCGGCGTTCCTCCACCTCGACGCGACGCAGGTGCTCCTGGTCGCGGCGTCGCTGTTCCCGCTCACGCTCGTCGGCGCCCGGTTCGGCCTGGCCCAGGGCACCGAGCGGTTCGGGGCGCTCGCGGTCCTCTACATCGTCGTCGCCACCGGGCGACTCGGCGGCACGCTCGTCGGGCTCGCGGTGCGCGACACGATGACCGCCGGGCTGGTCGGCGCCCTGGTGGGCGCGAGCGTCGCGGCGGTCGTCGCGGCCCGGATCGCGCCGGCCCAGCACGCGGTCTCCGGCGTTCCCGAGCCGGGTGCCGCGCGGGAGTTCGCCGTCGCCGCGGGGGCGCTGTTCTCCTTCTTCGCGTTGACGAACGTCGACGTGCTGCTCGCGCGGCACCAGCTCGACGGCTACGAGGCCGGGCTGTACGCGCTCGGGGCGGTCGTCGCGAAGGGGGCGTTCTGGTTCCCCGCCTTCATCGCGGTGCTGGCGTACCCGATGCTCGTCGACGAGACCCGCCGCGGCGGCGCGATGCGGGTCTCGCTGGCCCTGGTCGCGGCGTCGGGGGCGTTGCTGACGCTCGGGACGGCACTGGTGCCCGGGTTCGTCGTCGACCTGATCGGCGGCAACTCCTACGCCGAGCTGGGCGACGACGTGCCGCTGTTCGCGCTGGCCGGGTCGTTGTTCGCGGTCGCGCAGCTGCTGGTCTACGCCCGGCTCGCGCTGGGCGACCCGCGGGCGGGGTTGCGCGTGGCCGCGGTGCTCGTGGGGCTGATTCTCACGGTCCAGCTGGTCGCCAACGACTCGGTGCCCGCGATCGTGCTCAGCGTGTGCGCGGCCGCGGCGACGCTGTCGCTCGCCGGGCTGGTGTCCGAGCGGCGGACGCTGAGTGTCGGCTCAGGCGTCGGGCTCGGCGAAGAAGCCGACCGCGACGGAGTTCCCGGCGGCGACGTCGACGCTCTCGAGGCCCTGGCCGCCGAGGAGCCAGCCGGTCGCCGCGAGGACCCCGAGCGGCCGCAGCCCGCCCGGTAGCGTCGCGAGCCGCACCGAGTAGGTGCCGGGCGTGAGACCGGAGAGCAGGAACCGGCCTGCGGCGTCGGTCTCGACGGTCAGGTCGACCGCGTCGCCGGCGGTCGAGGTGCCAAAGATCCGCACGGTCGCTCCGACGACGGGGGTGTCGTCCGCGTCGTCGACGGTGTCGGTCTCGGTCCAGCCGTCCGCGTCGAGGAACACCCGGCCGCCGACCGTGGCGGTCGTCGGAGCCGGCGTCGGCTCGGGAGTCGGGTTCGTGGTGGGGTCCGTCGGCTGCGGGCTGGGCTCGGGGCTGGGCACCGGGCTGGGCACCGGGCTGGGCACCGGGCTGGGCACCGGGCTGGGCACCGGGTTCGGCTCCGGGCTGGGGACCGGAGCGGGAGCGGCCGGCGTGGGCTTCGGCGCCGGCTTCGGGGTGGTCGGCGCCGCCGGCCCGCTGCCGGTGCCGCCCTTGCCGGGCTTCGCACCGGACTTGGCGTAGACGCCGGCCCAGGCGAGGACGTGCGAGACGTAGTCCCACGAGCGGTTGTAGCGGAACACGGCGGCGAGGAGGTCCTCGCGGTCGCGCAGGTCTCCCCCGCCGAGGCAGAGGTAGGTCGCGGCGGCGAGGGCCGCGTCGGCGATGTTGTGCGGGTCGGCCTTGCCGTCGCCGTTGCCGTCGCGGCCGAGGCCGGCCCAGGTGCCCGGGAGGAACTGCATCGGGCCGACGGCGCGGTCGTAGACCTTGTCGCCGTCGAGCTTCCCGCCGTCGGTGTCGCGGATCAGCGCGAAGTTTCCCTCGCCGGTCAGCGCCGGCCCGACGATGGGGCGCAGCGTGGTGCCCTTGGCGTCGACCTCACCGCCCCGCGCGTGGCCGGACTCGATGCGTCCGATGCCGGCGAGGATCGGCCAGGAGATGTGGCAGTCCGGCCGCTCCTGGCGCATGATCCGCGCCGCCGCCTGGTACGCGGCGAGCACTCGCGCCGGGATCGCCTTCGAGCCGGGCGTGGTGATCAGCGGCGCGGGCAGGTCGTCCGCGACGGGGGCGTTGAGGTTGAGCAGCTCGAACAGGTCGGGCCCGGGCACCGGCCGCGGCACCTCGACGTCGTAGGGCTGCAGCGGCACGTAGGGCAGCAGGTCGCTGGCCGAGATGCCGTGCAGGACGTTCCCGTCCGCCCTGGTCGAGGCCATGAAGACCGACTCGCCCCCGCCCTCCCCGGTGCCGGGGACGACCGTGACGGTCCCGAGGATCGCGGAGGACACCGCGGCCGCGGCCGCGACCATCGAGGTCGCACCGGTTCCGGAGTCGCGCTTGTGCGGACGTGCGCCCGAACGCGCGACGTCCGGGGCAGCCGGAGGCTTCTTCCGTCCCCGTGAGTTCTTCGGTGCACTGTGCCGGCCCATCACGCGCTCTATCGGCGCCTCCGCCGCGACTCTTGACCCCTGTCGCGCGATTCACAGCGGTCCCGCCCCCACCACCGGGGGTGACACCCCTTTTGGCGCCGGAAAGGGTGACACCCCTACTGCACTGGAGATGTCATCTCCACTGCAGTAGGCCGAACCCACTGGAGATGTCATCTCCACTGCACAAGCCCGAACCCACTGGAGATGTCATCTCCACTGCAGTAGGCCGAACCCACTGGAGATGTCATCTCCAGTGCAGGGGGTCGGTCAGTGGCCGGCGTCGTGCCAGGTGCGGCCGGTGCCGACGGAGACGTCGAGGGCGACGGAGAGTGGGTAGGCCGCGCCCATCTGCTCGCGCACGAGGGCCTCGAGGGCCTCCTGCTCGCCCGGCGCGACCTCGAGGACGAGTTCGTCGTGGACCTGCAGGAGCATGCGCGACTTCATCCCGGCGGAGGCGAGGGCGTCGGCGACGCCGAGCATCGCGACCTTGATGATGTCCGCGGCCGAGCCCTGGATCGGGGCGTTGAGCGCCATGCGCTCCGCCATCTCGCGCCGCTGCCGGTTGTCGCTGGTGAGGTCGGGCAGGTAGCGCCGGCGGCCGAGGATCGTGGAGGTGTACCCCTCCATGCGGGCCTGGTCGACGACGGCGCGCAGGTAGTCGCGGACGCCCCCGAAGCGCTCGAAGTACTCGTCCATCAGCTCGCGCGCCTCGTCGGTCGAGATGTTGAGCTGCTTGGACAGGCCGAACGGCGACAGGCCGTACGCGAGGCCGTAGGACATCGCCTTGATCTTCGCGCGCATCTCCCCGGTGACGCCGTCGGCGGGGACGCCGAAGACGCGGGACGCGACGGTCGTGTGCAGGTCCTCGCCGGAGGCGAACGCCTCCTGCAGGCCCTCGTCCGCGGAGAGGTGCGCCATGATCCGCATCTCGATCTGGCTGTAGTCCGCGGTCATCAGCGCTTCGTAACCCTCGCCGACGACGAAGGCGGTGCGGATGCGCCGGCCCTCCTCGGTACGGATCGGGATGTTCTGCAGATTCGGGTCGGTCGAGGACAGCCGCCCGGTCGCGGCGATCATCTGGTTGAACGTCGTGTGGATGCGGTGGTGGTCGTCGAGCATCGGGATCAGGCCGTCGACCGTCGACTTCAGCCGCGTCACGTCGCGGTGCCGCAGCAGCGCCTCGAGGAAGGGGTGCTCGGTCTTCGCGTAGAGGTCGGCGAGCGCGTCGGCGTCGGTCGTGTAGCCGGTCTTGATGCGCTTGGTCTTCGGCAGCGCGAGTTCCTCGAACAGCACGACCTGCAGCTGCTTCGGGGAGCCGAGGTTCACCTCGTGCCCGATCGCGGCGTACGCGGCCTGCTCGGCGGCCTTGACCTCGCCGCCGAAGTGGGCGGACAGGTGCGCGAGGTACTCGGCGTCGGCCGCGATGCCGATGCGCTCCATCTCCGCGAGCACGCCGACCAGCGGGAGCTCCACCTCCGCCAGCAGCATCGCGCCCCCGCGGGCGGTCAGCTCGCCGTCGAGATGCTCGGCGAGGTCGATGACGGCCCGCGCGCGGACCATCGCCGCGTTCGCCGCGGCCTCCTCGTCGCCCCCGTCGAAGGAGAGCTGACCGTCGTCGGCGCTGTCGTTGCGCAGCTCGCGGTGCAGGAACCGCAGCGCGAGGTCGGAGAGCTCGAACGACCGCTGCCCGGGCAGGGCGAGGTACGCCGACAGCGCCGTGTCGGAGGTGACCCCGGCGAGCGTCCACCCGTGCGCCGCGAACGCGAGCATCGGACCCTTCGCGTCGTGCAGCGCCTTCGAGCGCGTGGGGTCGGCGAGCCAGGCCGCGAGCGCGGCGTCGTCCTCCGGCGAGATCGTCGCCGGGTCGAGGAAGCAGGCGGTGCCGTCAGCGGCCGCGAGGGCGATGCCGGTCAGCGTCCCGGTCCCCCGGCCCCACGTGCCGGTGACGTCGACGCCGGTGCGGCCCTCACCGGCGGCGTGCTCGGCCAGCCACTCGGCGAGCTCCCCGGCGGCGAGCACCTCGCCGGCCACCTCGAAGCCCGCTTCGGCCTCGGGCTCGGCCGACTCCAACGTCGCCCAGAGCCGCTCGCGCAGCACCCGGAACTGCAGGGTGTCGAAGACGCGGTGGACCTCGTCGCGGTCCCAGTTCTGCAGCGCGAGGTCGGCCGGCCGCACGTCGAGCGGGACGTCGCGGACCAGCTGCGTGAGCTGGCTGTTCGTCATGACCTGCGTGAGGTGCGCGCGCAGGGCGTCGCCGGCCTTGCCCTTGACCTCGTCGGCGCGGTTGATCAGCTCGGCCAGCGAACCGAACTCGCGGATCCACTTCGCGGCGGTCTTCTCCCCCACCGACGGGATCGACGGCAGGTTGTCCGACGGGTCACCGCGCAGCGCGGCGAAGTCCGGGTACTGCACCGGGGTCAGGCCGTACCGCTCCTCCACCGCGGCCGGGTCCATGCGCGAGAGCTCGGACACCCCCCGCTTGGGGTAGAGCACCGTGACATGGTCGGAGACGAGCTGGAACGAGTCCCGGTCGCCGGTGAGGATCAGAACCTCGAAGTTCTCCGCCTCGGCCTGGACGGCGAGCGTGGCGATGACGTCGTCGGCCTCGTAGCCCTCCGCGGTCACGACCGGGATCTTCAGCGCGTCGAGGACCTCGCGGATCAGGCTGACCTGGGGCCGGAACTCGTCGGGCGTCGAGGTGCGGTTCGCCTTGTACTCGGGGAAGGCCTCGCTGCGGAAGGTCGCGCGCGAGATGTCGAAGCACACGGCCAGGTGCGTGGGCGCCTCGTCGCGCAGCGTGTTGATCAGCATCGAGGTGAAGCCGTAGACCGCGTTGGTCGGCGACCCCGTCGTCGTGGAGAAGTTCTCGACCGGCAGCGCGTAGAACGCCCGGTACGCGAGGGAATGTCCGTCCAGCAGCAGCAACCGGCCAGCACGTCCGTTTCCGGCGCCTTGACCGGGGATTTGGCCGGGAATGTGGTCACTCACCGTGCGAACCTACCGCGCGCCTCCGACGATTCCGGCCCCCCGCCCGCCTCGGCCGGGCATGATCGACTCCGACAAAACGCGACCGACGACCCCAGGGAGGCGGGACGGTGTTCCGCAGGCTGGCCGGCGTGCTGGCGGCGTTCGTGCTCGCCCTCCTGGCCGTCCCGCTCCTCGCGAGCCCCGCGGCGGCCGAGGGCGAGGACGTCCACGGGCGACTTCGCAACGGCGACGCCGCCGTCGCCGACGTGCGCATCTACGTCACCGACCCCGCCGGCAACCAGGTCGGCGAGGCGCGCAGTGACGGCGAGGGCAACTGGGCGGTCCCCCTGCCCGGCCCCGGCGAGTACACGGTGACGCTCGACACCGAGACGCTGCCCGAGGACGTCGCCCTGCGGAACCCGGACAACACGAGCATCACCCGCTCGATCGTCGGGGGGCAGGAGGCGCCGCAGCTGTTCCCGCTCGGCGAGGGCCGGGCCGTCGCGAAGTCCGACACGATCCGCTGGGTGCAGCTCACCGCCGAGGGGCTGCGGTTCGGACTGATCCTCGCGCTCGCGGCGGTCGGACTGTCCCTGATCTACGGCACGACCGGGCTCGTCAACTTCTCCCACGGCGAGCTCGTGACGCTCGGCGCGATGGTGGCGTACTGGTTCAACGTCGAGCTCGGCATCCAGCTGCTGCTGGCCGGGGCGCTGACGGTCCTCGTGTGCGGCGTGGCCGGCGGGGCCCAGGACGCGCTGTTCTGGGGACAGCTCCGTAAACGCAAGACCGGTCTGCTCGCGATGATGATCGTCTCGATCGGTCTCGCGCTGCTGGTCCGGTACGTCTACCAGTACCTGTTCGGCGGCGGGTTCTCCTCGTACGACGACTACCGCACCCAGCCGGCGCGCGAGCCACTCAACCTCGGCTTCGCCCTCGCGCCCCGCGACTACTGGAGCATGGGCATCGCGGCGGTCGCCCTGATCCTCGTGCTCTGGGCACTGATGGGCACGCGGCTGGGCAAGGCCACCCGGGCCGTCTCCGACAACCCGTCGCTCGCGGCGGCGTCGGGCATCGACGTGGACCGCGTCATCCGCATCGTGTGGGCCGTCGGCGCCGCGATGGCCGCGCTCGCCGGCATCCTGCTCGGTCTCGCGCAGCAGGTGAACTTCGCGCTCGGCTTCAACATCCTGCTGCTGATGTTCGCCGCGGTGACCCTCGGCGGTCTCGGGTCGGCGACCGGCGCGGTGCTCGGCAGCCTGATCATCGGGCTGTTCATCCAGCTGTCGACGATCTGGGTGTCCCCGGAGCTGAAGAACGTCGGCGCCCTCGGCGTCCTGATCGTGATCCTGCTCGTGCGCCCGCAAGGCATCCTCGGCCGCCGGGAAAGGATCGGTTGAGATGGACTGGGGCCGCATCTTCTCCAACGCCATCGAGTCCGGGCTCGGCATCGACGGCGTGTACTTCGCGCTCGCCGCGATCGGGCTCAACATCCACTTCGGCTACGCCGGGCTGCTCAACTTCGGCCAGTCCGCGTTCATGGCCATGGGCGCGTACGGCCTGGCGGTCTCCGTCGCCACGTACGGGCTCAACTTCTGGCTCGCGCTCGCGATCGGTCTGGGCCTGTCGGTCGTGCTCGCGATCCTGCTCGGCATACCGACACTTCGACTACGCGCGGACTATCTGGCGATCGTGACGATCGCCGCGGCCGAGATCATCCGCTTGATCGTGCGTTCGGTCGCGCTCGAGGACAAGTTCGGCGGCACCGACGGTCTGCAGCAGTACTCGGCGGAGTTCTTCGACCTGAACCCCTACACCGAGGGCAAGCAGTACGGCCTGCTCGGCATCGAGTTCAGTGCTCGCGACACGTGGGTGCTCACCGTCGGCTGGGCCCTGGTGATGATCTGCTGCCTGCTCGTCTGGCTGCTGATGCGCAGTCCCTGGGGCCGCGTGCTCAAGGCCATCCGTGAGGACGAGGACGCCGTGCGCAGCCTCGGCAAGAACGTCTACGCGTACAAGATGCAGGCCCTCGTCCTCGGCGGCGTCATCGGTGCGCTCGGCGGCTTCATCGCGGCGCTCGGCCAGGGCTCGGTCGCCCCGGACCTCTACGGCTCGGAGACGACGTTCTTCCTCTACACCGCGCTGATCCTCGGCGGTGCCGCGCGGGTGTTCGGTCCGGTCGTCGGGGCGGTCATCTTCTGGTCGCTGCTCTCCTTCACCGACAACTTCCTCCGCGAGGCGATCGCGAACGACCACATCTCCGAGTCGATCATGAACCCCAACCAGGTCGGGCAGGTCCGCTTCATGCTCGTCGGCCTGGGCCTGGTCCTGATGCTGTGCTTCCGCCCGCAGGGCATCTTCGGCGACCGGAAGGAGATCGCGCTCGATGCCCGATGACGCCCAGGACTTCCCGCCGCCCGGTTCCGACTGGGACTTCCTCCGCGACCCGGACCCGGTCGCCGCGCCGATCGAGGACCCGGTCGCCGCACCGATCGCGGCTGCGGTGCCCGCGCCGGTCGACCAGCGCCGCGGCATCTCCGAGCACCACGCGGTCGCGCTCGACGCGCTGGCCGGCACGGCGCCCGAACCCGGAGCCGCGAAGCCGGACCCGATCCTGGTCGCCGACGCCGTCGTGCGCCGCTTCGGTGGCCTGGTCGCGGTCGACGTCAACCACGTCGAGATCCAGCGGCACTCGATCACCGCACTGATCGGCCCCAACGGCGCCGGGAAGACGACGTTCTTCAACCTCCTGACGGGCTTCGACCGGC
It includes:
- a CDS encoding class I SAM-dependent methyltransferase: MTHDSGLAPGPAGPEVASVGRTDCDEPASRWANRGWWDRVAAEYQAEHGAFLGDAEFVWGPEGLSEATAGLLGPVAGRRVLEIGCGAAQCARWLVGAGAQVAALDLSIEQLRHSRALDRRTGVSVPVVQADAGALPFADASFDLACSAYGALPFVADSARVMREVARVLRPGGRWVFSVTHPIRWALPDDPGPDGLVVRDSYFDRRPYVETGTNGRPVYAEHHRTLGDRVREIVGAGLTLVDLVEPEWPDGHERVWGGWSPLRGRLIPGTAIFCCTKPGPGEPA
- a CDS encoding carboxypeptidase regulatory-like domain-containing protein; the protein is MGRHSAPKNSRGRKKPPAAPDVARSGARPHKRDSGTGATSMVAAAAAVSSAILGTVTVVPGTGEGGGESVFMASTRADGNVLHGISASDLLPYVPLQPYDVEVPRPVPGPDLFELLNLNAPVADDLPAPLITTPGSKAIPARVLAAYQAAARIMRQERPDCHISWPILAGIGRIESGHARGGEVDAKGTTLRPIVGPALTGEGNFALIRDTDGGKLDGDKVYDRAVGPMQFLPGTWAGLGRDGNGDGKADPHNIADAALAAATYLCLGGGDLRDREDLLAAVFRYNRSWDYVSHVLAWAGVYAKSGAKPGKGGTGSGPAAPTTPKPAPKPTPAAPAPVPSPEPNPVPSPVPSPVPSPVPSPVPSPEPSPQPTDPTTNPTPEPTPAPTTATVGGRVFLDADGWTETDTVDDADDTPVVGATVRIFGTSTAGDAVDLTVETDAAGRFLLSGLTPGTYSVRLATLPGGLRPLGVLAATGWLLGGQGLESVDVAAGNSVAVGFFAEPDA
- the polA gene encoding DNA polymerase I, which codes for MLLLDGHSLAYRAFYALPVENFSTTTGSPTNAVYGFTSMLINTLRDEAPTHLAVCFDISRATFRSEAFPEYKANRTSTPDEFRPQVSLIREVLDALKIPVVTAEGYEADDVIATLAVQAEAENFEVLILTGDRDSFQLVSDHVTVLYPKRGVSELSRMDPAAVEERYGLTPVQYPDFAALRGDPSDNLPSIPSVGEKTAAKWIREFGSLAELINRADEVKGKAGDALRAHLTQVMTNSQLTQLVRDVPLDVRPADLALQNWDRDEVHRVFDTLQFRVLRERLWATLESAEPEAEAGFEVAGEVLAAGELAEWLAEHAAGEGRTGVDVTGTWGRGTGTLTGIALAAADGTACFLDPATISPEDDAALAAWLADPTRSKALHDAKGPMLAFAAHGWTLAGVTSDTALSAYLALPGQRSFELSDLALRFLHRELRNDSADDGQLSFDGGDEEAAANAAMVRARAVIDLAEHLDGELTARGGAMLLAEVELPLVGVLAEMERIGIAADAEYLAHLSAHFGGEVKAAEQAAYAAIGHEVNLGSPKQLQVVLFEELALPKTKRIKTGYTTDADALADLYAKTEHPFLEALLRHRDVTRLKSTVDGLIPMLDDHHRIHTTFNQMIAATGRLSSTDPNLQNIPIRTEEGRRIRTAFVVGEGYEALMTADYSQIEMRIMAHLSADEGLQEAFASGEDLHTTVASRVFGVPADGVTGEMRAKIKAMSYGLAYGLSPFGLSKQLNISTDEARELMDEYFERFGGVRDYLRAVVDQARMEGYTSTILGRRRYLPDLTSDNRQRREMAERMALNAPIQGSAADIIKVAMLGVADALASAGMKSRMLLQVHDELVLEVAPGEQEALEALVREQMGAAYPLSVALDVSVGTGRTWHDAGH
- a CDS encoding branched-chain amino acid ABC transporter permease, whose translation is MFRRLAGVLAAFVLALLAVPLLASPAAAEGEDVHGRLRNGDAAVADVRIYVTDPAGNQVGEARSDGEGNWAVPLPGPGEYTVTLDTETLPEDVALRNPDNTSITRSIVGGQEAPQLFPLGEGRAVAKSDTIRWVQLTAEGLRFGLILALAAVGLSLIYGTTGLVNFSHGELVTLGAMVAYWFNVELGIQLLLAGALTVLVCGVAGGAQDALFWGQLRKRKTGLLAMMIVSIGLALLVRYVYQYLFGGGFSSYDDYRTQPAREPLNLGFALAPRDYWSMGIAAVALILVLWALMGTRLGKATRAVSDNPSLAAASGIDVDRVIRIVWAVGAAMAALAGILLGLAQQVNFALGFNILLLMFAAVTLGGLGSATGAVLGSLIIGLFIQLSTIWVSPELKNVGALGVLIVILLVRPQGILGRRERIG
- a CDS encoding branched-chain amino acid ABC transporter permease, with translation MDWGRIFSNAIESGLGIDGVYFALAAIGLNIHFGYAGLLNFGQSAFMAMGAYGLAVSVATYGLNFWLALAIGLGLSVVLAILLGIPTLRLRADYLAIVTIAAAEIIRLIVRSVALEDKFGGTDGLQQYSAEFFDLNPYTEGKQYGLLGIEFSARDTWVLTVGWALVMICCLLVWLLMRSPWGRVLKAIREDEDAVRSLGKNVYAYKMQALVLGGVIGALGGFIAALGQGSVAPDLYGSETTFFLYTALILGGAARVFGPVVGAVIFWSLLSFTDNFLREAIANDHISESIMNPNQVGQVRFMLVGLGLVLMLCFRPQGIFGDRKEIALDAR